The proteins below are encoded in one region of Longimicrobiaceae bacterium:
- the treS gene encoding maltose alpha-D-glucosyltransferase — MSDDRLWYKDAVFYELHVKAFQDSNADGSGDFRGLIERLDYVRDLGVDAIWLLPFYPSPLRDDGYDIADYYGIHPQYGKLEDFQRFLDAAHERGLRVIADLVLNHTSSDHPWFQRARRAPKGSPERDWYVWSDTDEPYRDARIIFTDTEPSNWTWDPVAQQYYWHRFFAHQPDLNWDNPEVKEAMFGVMEYWLERGLDGFRADAVPYLIEREGTNCENLPETHDILKEFRTRIDSRYPGRILLAEANQWPDDVRPYFGDGDEFHMAFHFPLMPRIFMAVRQGIRKPIVEIIQRTPAIPDDCQWCMFLRNHDELTLEMVTDEERDYLYAEYAADARMRINLGIRRRLAPLMENDRRKIELLNSILFTMPGSPIIYYGDELGMGDNIWLGDRDGVRTPMQWSPDRNASFSRAESARLYAPVINDSVYGHQAINVEAQEKSPFSLLNWMKRLVQVRKQHHAFGRGSIEFLQPENQHVLAYLRQHENDTILVVNNLSGAAQAVRLDLSRFSGCVPVELLGHTEFLPIDETPYALTLSPYGFFWFAIRTRASDEAELDETVVREWAEQDTRVLESRESVAALVGAIPSEWLAGQRWFRGKGREVVAVELEDHAVVAPEHGPRWIIAVVQVRFAEGAPDSYLLPLSLRPPLEHGASAEPIATLATESGEVRLYEALVDRYTALALLRILRQEEAIPSTRGRFRGHRGELLTQDAGRLTPVRRMSAEQSNTSIVFGERLIMKLFRKLEAGVNPDLEVTRFLVEHARFRGVPELAGWLDYTGEGVATASVAGVFRFVPNAGDAWAYTLRALNRYFAAASRSAADPATPAGQDATRRMMGDFHAAARSLGRVTGELHAALASAGAEHPDFHPELIGEEDVREWIDAYQRDAAAVLDEVARRLESIPGVFPAGSHNELAAVVREGADLRHRADDLRLLNEGGLTRTRTHGDYHLGQVLRAADPEAAGSEWFVMDFEGEPARPLAERRAKHSPLRDVAGMLRSFDYAVRMAFSEQDTSDLRVRTSLEGWAEAWRRMVRSVFLEGYAEAARGAGFLPDDPETLRRVLAVFELEKAVYELGYEMNNRPAWIWVPLRGIRSLLGGGA, encoded by the coding sequence GTGAGTGACGACCGGTTGTGGTACAAGGATGCCGTCTTCTACGAGCTGCACGTCAAGGCCTTCCAGGATTCGAACGCCGACGGGTCGGGGGACTTCCGGGGGCTGATCGAGCGCCTGGACTACGTCCGGGACCTGGGCGTGGACGCCATCTGGCTCCTCCCGTTCTACCCCTCGCCGCTCCGGGACGACGGCTACGACATCGCCGACTACTACGGGATCCACCCGCAGTACGGGAAGCTGGAGGACTTCCAGCGCTTCCTTGACGCCGCGCACGAGCGCGGGCTCCGGGTGATCGCGGACCTGGTGCTGAACCACACCTCCAGCGACCACCCCTGGTTCCAGCGGGCGCGCCGGGCCCCGAAGGGCTCCCCCGAGCGCGACTGGTACGTGTGGAGCGACACCGACGAGCCCTACCGGGACGCCCGCATCATCTTCACCGACACCGAGCCCTCCAACTGGACCTGGGACCCGGTGGCGCAGCAGTACTACTGGCACCGCTTCTTCGCCCACCAGCCGGACCTGAACTGGGACAACCCCGAGGTCAAGGAGGCCATGTTCGGGGTGATGGAGTACTGGCTGGAGCGCGGGCTGGACGGCTTCCGCGCCGACGCGGTGCCGTACCTGATCGAGCGCGAAGGGACCAACTGCGAGAACCTCCCGGAGACGCACGACATCCTCAAGGAGTTCCGCACCCGGATCGATTCGCGCTACCCGGGCCGCATCCTGCTGGCCGAGGCCAACCAGTGGCCGGACGACGTGCGCCCCTACTTCGGCGACGGCGACGAGTTCCACATGGCGTTCCACTTCCCGCTGATGCCGCGGATCTTCATGGCGGTGCGGCAGGGGATCCGGAAGCCCATCGTGGAGATCATCCAGCGCACCCCGGCCATCCCCGACGACTGCCAGTGGTGCATGTTCCTGCGCAACCACGACGAGCTCACCCTGGAGATGGTGACCGACGAGGAGCGCGACTACCTGTACGCCGAGTACGCGGCCGACGCGCGCATGCGGATCAACCTGGGGATCCGCCGCCGCCTGGCCCCGCTGATGGAGAACGACCGGCGCAAGATCGAGCTGCTGAACTCGATCCTCTTCACCATGCCGGGCTCTCCCATCATCTACTACGGCGACGAGCTGGGGATGGGCGACAACATCTGGCTGGGCGACCGGGACGGGGTGCGCACCCCCATGCAGTGGTCGCCGGACCGGAACGCTTCCTTCTCGCGCGCCGAGTCGGCGCGGCTGTACGCGCCCGTCATCAACGACTCCGTCTACGGCCACCAGGCCATCAACGTGGAGGCGCAGGAGAAGTCGCCCTTCTCGCTGCTGAACTGGATGAAGCGGCTGGTGCAGGTGCGGAAGCAGCACCACGCCTTCGGGCGCGGGAGCATCGAGTTCCTGCAGCCGGAGAACCAGCACGTTCTGGCCTACCTGCGCCAGCACGAGAACGACACCATCCTGGTGGTGAACAACCTTTCCGGCGCGGCGCAGGCGGTGCGGCTGGACCTCAGCCGCTTCTCCGGCTGCGTCCCGGTGGAGCTGCTGGGGCACACGGAGTTCCTCCCCATCGACGAGACGCCCTACGCGCTCACCCTGAGCCCCTACGGCTTCTTCTGGTTCGCCATCCGCACCCGCGCCTCCGACGAGGCCGAGCTGGACGAGACGGTGGTGCGCGAGTGGGCCGAGCAGGACACCCGGGTGCTGGAGAGCCGCGAGAGCGTGGCCGCGCTCGTGGGGGCCATCCCCAGCGAATGGCTTGCCGGGCAGCGCTGGTTCCGGGGGAAGGGGCGCGAGGTCGTCGCCGTAGAGCTGGAGGACCACGCGGTGGTGGCGCCCGAGCACGGGCCCCGCTGGATCATCGCGGTGGTGCAGGTGCGCTTCGCCGAGGGCGCGCCGGACAGCTACCTCCTCCCGCTCTCGCTCCGGCCCCCGCTGGAGCACGGCGCGTCCGCGGAGCCCATCGCCACCCTGGCGACGGAGAGCGGCGAGGTGCGGCTGTACGAGGCGCTGGTGGACCGCTACACCGCGCTGGCGCTGCTGCGCATCCTGCGCCAGGAGGAGGCGATCCCGTCCACCCGGGGGCGCTTCCGCGGCCACCGCGGCGAGCTGCTCACGCAGGACGCGGGGCGCCTCACCCCGGTGCGGCGGATGAGCGCGGAGCAGAGCAACACCTCCATCGTCTTCGGCGAGCGGCTCATCATGAAGCTGTTCCGCAAGCTGGAGGCGGGGGTCAACCCGGACCTGGAGGTGACCCGCTTCCTGGTGGAGCACGCCCGCTTCCGCGGCGTCCCCGAGCTGGCGGGGTGGCTGGACTACACCGGCGAAGGGGTGGCGACCGCCTCCGTGGCCGGGGTGTTCCGCTTCGTCCCCAACGCGGGCGACGCCTGGGCGTACACCCTGCGGGCGCTGAACCGCTACTTCGCCGCGGCCAGCCGGAGCGCCGCGGACCCCGCCACCCCCGCCGGGCAGGACGCCACCCGGCGGATGATGGGGGACTTCCACGCCGCCGCCCGCTCGCTCGGCCGGGTGACGGGCGAGCTGCACGCGGCGCTCGCCTCCGCCGGGGCCGAGCACCCGGACTTCCACCCGGAGCTGATCGGCGAGGAGGACGTACGGGAGTGGATCGACGCCTACCAGCGCGACGCCGCCGCCGTGCTGGACGAGGTGGCGCGCCGCCTGGAGTCCATCCCCGGCGTCTTCCCGGCGGGGAGCCACAACGAGCTGGCGGCGGTCGTCCGCGAGGGCGCCGACCTGCGCCACAGGGCCGACGACCTGCGCCTCCTCAACGAGGGGGGGCTCACCCGCACCCGCACCCACGGCGACTACCACCTGGGCCAGGTGCTCCGCGCCGCGGACCCGGAGGCGGCCGGGAGCGAGTGGTTCGTGATGGACTTCGAGGGCGAGCCCGCCCGTCCGCTCGCGGAGCGGCGCGCCAAGCACTCCCCGCTGCGCGACGTGGCCGGGATGCTCCGGTCGTTCGACTACGCGGTCCGCATGGCGTTCTCGGAGCAGGACACCAGCGACCTGCGGGTGCGCACCTCCCTGGAGGGGTGGGCGGAGGCGTGGCGCCGCATGGTGCGCAGCGTGTTCCTGGAAGGGTACGCCGAGGCGGCCCGGGGCGCGGGCTTCCTCCCGGACGACCCGGAGACGCTCCGCCGCGTGCTCGCCGTCTTCGAGCTGGAAAAGGCCGTCTACGAGCTCGGCTACGAGATGAACAACCGGCCGGCCTGGATCTGGGTGCCCCTCCGGGGGATCCGCAGCCTCCTGGGAGGCGGCGCGTGA